In a single window of the Phaeobacter sp. G2 genome:
- a CDS encoding formylglycine-generating enzyme family protein has product MPAVQNLSSNLKTSLRFAAFGVLAAGLVGGVLWQRAPDATFVPVMSDRPVILPDGSAMYVQRHEVTVAEWNMCHADNACSIALRARPDQDPAITPATGLSYVDVQEYLSWVNEVSGQTFRLPTAIEWDHMAASVLPDAPDPIFTDPSLTWASTYLIEGIAPRALKPQGSFSTSPEGIVDLDGSVWEWTQECYAGASEGVDPARCPAFIVGGEHLAAMSYLIRDPARGGCAVGTPPAHLGMRLVADRPIKGL; this is encoded by the coding sequence ATGCCTGCCGTCCAAAACCTCAGTTCCAATCTCAAGACGTCCCTTCGTTTTGCGGCATTCGGGGTTCTGGCGGCAGGTCTTGTCGGGGGCGTGCTCTGGCAGCGCGCCCCCGATGCCACATTTGTTCCTGTCATGTCCGATCGGCCTGTGATCCTGCCAGATGGCAGTGCCATGTATGTCCAACGTCACGAAGTCACCGTTGCCGAATGGAATATGTGCCATGCGGACAACGCGTGCTCAATTGCACTGCGCGCAAGACCCGATCAAGACCCAGCGATCACACCTGCTACAGGCCTCAGCTATGTTGACGTTCAGGAATATCTTTCTTGGGTCAACGAAGTTTCCGGTCAGACATTTCGTCTTCCCACCGCCATCGAATGGGATCACATGGCCGCGTCCGTTTTGCCAGATGCACCCGATCCAATCTTTACCGATCCTTCGCTGACATGGGCTTCTACATATCTGATAGAGGGCATCGCGCCCCGCGCGCTGAAACCGCAAGGCAGTTTTTCGACATCGCCGGAGGGCATTGTTGACCTTGACGGCAGTGTCTGGGAATGGACGCAAGAGTGCTATGCTGGCGCATCAGAGGGCGTGGACCCGGCCCGTTGCCCGGCGTTTATTGTCGGCGGTGAACACCTTGCGGCGATGTCCTATCTCATCCGCGACCCGGCGCGTGGAGGCTGCGCCGTTGGCACGCCCCCCGCGCATCTGGGCATGCGGCTTGTGGCAGACAGACCAATCAAAGGCCTGTGA
- the nirK gene encoding copper-containing nitrite reductase has translation MTKFINPGLMKTSRRNMLRGSVLAGAAAMTGAGAMSAPRAPRMPRMSAINAASAKIYTASGQQEATTTAKPTDLSGYTRVKQELVAPPFAPVHEQVATGGPKIIEITMETEERLMVVDEDTGASIWALTYNGSVPGPLIICHEGDMIELTLRNPVDSMMEHNIDFHASTGALGGGGLTHVFPGEETVLRWKATKPGCFTYHCAPGGAMIPYHVTHGMNGAVMVLPRDGLKDKDGNPLRYDSIAYIGEQDYYLPMDENGDYRQYEVAGDDYSDSLEAMRSLIPTHSVFNGAVGALTGEHALKANVGETVLMIHNQANRDSRPHLIGGHGNYVWESSFTDDPLQGMETWFVRGGSAVAAMYTFEQPGVYAYVNHNLIEGVMLGATAHFVVDGEWDNELMEQVIAPREFTT, from the coding sequence ATGACCAAGTTCATCAACCCCGGCCTTATGAAAACAAGCCGCCGCAATATGCTGCGCGGAAGCGTGCTGGCCGGGGCGGCCGCAATGACAGGGGCCGGCGCCATGTCCGCACCGCGCGCGCCGCGCATGCCTCGGATGAGTGCCATCAACGCCGCGTCCGCTAAAATCTACACAGCTTCCGGTCAGCAAGAGGCTACCACAACCGCTAAGCCAACCGATCTGTCAGGCTATACCCGCGTCAAACAAGAGTTGGTCGCGCCTCCCTTTGCGCCGGTGCATGAGCAGGTTGCCACAGGCGGTCCAAAAATTATCGAAATTACTATGGAGACCGAGGAACGCCTGATGGTGGTGGATGAGGATACCGGCGCGTCGATCTGGGCGCTGACCTACAACGGCTCAGTGCCCGGCCCGCTCATCATCTGCCACGAAGGCGACATGATCGAACTGACCTTGCGCAACCCCGTTGACAGTATGATGGAGCACAACATCGACTTCCACGCGTCAACCGGCGCTTTGGGCGGCGGGGGTCTGACCCACGTCTTTCCTGGTGAAGAAACCGTGCTGCGCTGGAAAGCGACCAAGCCGGGCTGCTTTACCTATCACTGTGCCCCCGGCGGCGCGATGATCCCCTATCACGTGACCCACGGGATGAACGGCGCCGTCATGGTGCTGCCGCGCGACGGGCTTAAGGACAAGGACGGCAATCCGCTGCGCTATGACAGCATCGCCTACATCGGTGAACAGGATTATTACCTGCCGATGGACGAAAACGGTGACTACCGCCAATATGAAGTTGCCGGAGACGACTATTCGGACAGCCTTGAGGCCATGCGCAGCCTGATCCCGACCCATTCGGTGTTCAACGGCGCAGTGGGTGCCTTGACTGGCGAACACGCGCTAAAAGCCAATGTCGGCGAAACCGTTCTGATGATCCACAACCAGGCCAACCGGGACTCGCGGCCGCACCTGATCGGTGGCCACGGCAACTATGTCTGGGAATCGTCCTTCACCGACGATCCGCTGCAAGGCATGGAAACCTGGTTCGTGCGCGGCGGCAGCGCTGTGGCGGCAATGTACACTTTTGAGCAACCCGGGGTCTATGCCTACGTCAACCACAACCTGATCGAAGGCGTCATGCTGGGGGCAACCGCACACTTTGTCGTCGATGGTGAGTGGGACAATGAGCTGATGGAGCAGGTCATCGCTCCGCGCGAATTTACAACCTAA
- a CDS encoding pseudoazurin, translating into MIRQLATGLALATLMGSAAFAETIEVQMLNKGSDGERMVFEPAFVQAQPGDTIKFVAASRGHNAETVDGMIPEGAEGFAGKINKEIEVTLETEGYYGVICKPHFAMGMVMTIAVGDAEVPADFLEGRIPRKAKERFEAQLANF; encoded by the coding sequence ATGATCCGCCAACTTGCAACAGGTCTTGCTCTTGCCACCCTAATGGGCAGCGCTGCGTTTGCTGAAACCATCGAGGTTCAGATGCTCAACAAGGGCAGCGATGGCGAACGCATGGTGTTTGAACCCGCCTTCGTTCAGGCGCAGCCGGGCGACACAATCAAATTCGTTGCCGCATCCCGCGGTCACAACGCCGAAACCGTTGACGGGATGATCCCCGAAGGTGCCGAAGGCTTTGCCGGCAAGATCAATAAAGAGATCGAGGTCACGCTCGAAACCGAAGGCTACTACGGCGTCATCTGCAAACCGCACTTCGCCATGGGCATGGTGATGACCATTGCCGTTGGCGACGCCGAAGTGCCCGCTGATTTTCTTGAAGGACGCATCCCGCGCAAAGCCAAGGAACGCTTTGAAGCGCAGCTCGCCAATTTCTAG
- a CDS encoding Crp/Fnr family transcriptional regulator has translation MPLRKTLPRLDESLLTHLPPFSRLDRRQIRTILDLATARRYDAGTAIFEEGHPAERFYMLLDGYVRVIRITPTGEQVTALHIPAGQLMGIAKAIGRDTYPATALSATESIVLSWPTRLWDRFIADYDGFATETYKTLGFRLAEVQSRVVEMATQQVEQRVANALLRLINQTGRKVDGGIEIDFPITRQDLSELTATTLHTASRLLSGWEKQGLVQSKRKRITVCDPHALVVLSQT, from the coding sequence ATGCCTTTGCGAAAAACCCTGCCGCGGCTTGACGAAAGCCTGCTGACGCATCTGCCTCCGTTTTCGCGGTTGGATCGACGTCAGATTCGCACGATCCTCGATCTGGCCACCGCACGGCGATACGATGCGGGAACTGCGATCTTTGAAGAAGGTCATCCGGCAGAACGGTTCTATATGCTGCTGGATGGATATGTGCGGGTCATTCGGATCACGCCGACAGGTGAACAAGTGACGGCCCTGCATATCCCGGCCGGTCAGCTGATGGGTATCGCCAAGGCCATTGGCCGCGATACCTATCCTGCCACGGCCCTATCCGCGACGGAATCAATTGTACTGAGCTGGCCGACGCGGCTTTGGGACAGGTTCATCGCTGACTATGACGGGTTTGCGACCGAAACCTACAAGACGCTTGGTTTCAGGCTTGCTGAAGTCCAAAGCCGTGTCGTGGAAATGGCCACGCAGCAGGTCGAGCAGCGTGTCGCAAATGCGCTTCTGCGGCTGATCAATCAGACGGGGCGCAAGGTGGACGGTGGGATCGAGATTGATTTTCCGATCACGCGCCAGGACTTGTCCGAGTTGACGGCGACCACGCTGCATACAGCCAGCCGCCTGCTAAGCGGATGGGAAAAGCAAGGGCTTGTTCAAAGCAAGCGCAAGCGCATCACGGTCTGTGATCCGCATGCGCTGGTGGTGCTCAGTCAGACCTAG
- a CDS encoding DUF1858 domain-containing protein produces the protein MRHSNLDDPDLALADLMTKWPQTIPVFVRHKMLCVGCLVSPFHTIADACAEYHLDEEVFLAELITAAGLA, from the coding sequence ATGCGTCACTCCAATCTCGACGATCCGGACCTGGCTTTGGCCGACCTGATGACCAAATGGCCGCAGACAATTCCCGTCTTTGTCCGGCACAAAATGCTGTGTGTCGGCTGTCTCGTCAGTCCATTCCACACCATTGCAGACGCCTGCGCGGAATATCATCTTGATGAAGAAGTGTTTCTTGCTGAATTGATAACGGCCGCCGGTCTGGCGTGA
- a CDS encoding cytochrome c, with the protein MAEFLTKSRARNIFYGGSIFFVVVFVVMTVQSHRYVVTTSTAGMPLSEEVIHGKHVWERNSCINCHSLHGEGAYFAPEVGNVMTRWGVLDDPEGAFEILKGWIEAQPSGIEGRRQMPRYEMTDEDIRGLAEFLRWADQTDTQGWPPNDAG; encoded by the coding sequence ATGGCTGAATTTCTAACAAAATCGCGGGCGCGCAACATCTTCTACGGAGGCTCGATTTTCTTTGTCGTGGTCTTTGTGGTGATGACCGTGCAGTCGCACCGATACGTGGTGACCACGTCGACAGCGGGCATGCCGCTGAGTGAAGAGGTCATCCACGGCAAACACGTGTGGGAGCGGAACTCCTGCATCAACTGTCACAGCCTGCATGGCGAGGGCGCCTATTTCGCCCCCGAGGTCGGCAATGTGATGACCCGCTGGGGCGTGCTGGATGATCCAGAAGGTGCCTTCGAAATACTCAAAGGATGGATCGAGGCGCAACCCAGCGGCATCGAGGGCCGTCGCCAGATGCCCCGCTACGAAATGACCGACGAAGACATCCGCGGTCTCGCCGAATTCCTGCGGTGGGCTGACCAGACAGACACGCAGGGCTGGCCGCCCAATGACGCAGGATAA
- a CDS encoding cbb3-type cytochrome c oxidase subunit I, whose amino-acid sequence MKYQSQSVAYWYFLAAMALFGIQVLGGLLAGWVYVSPNFLAELLPFNVIRMIHTNALIVWLLLGFFGAAYFLIPEESEREIWSPKLAYIQLIILLVGTLGAVGSYLVGIHGGREFLEQPLWVKFGILVAALIFLLNVSMTVLAGKKTAITNVLLMGLWLLSLLWVFAFINPDNLSLDKMYWWFVVHLWVEATWELVMAAILAFLLLKLTGVDREVVEKWLYVIVATALFSGILGTGHHFYWIGLPGYWQWVGSIFSTFEVIPFFLMMSFAFVMVWKGRKNHPNKAALLWSLGSSTVAFFGAGVWGFLHTLHGVNFYSHGTQITAAHGHLAFYGAYVALNLAIFTYAMPMLRQRAPYNQVLNMASFWLMTGGMAFMTFVLTFAGTIQTHMQRVVGDYYMEVQESLSIFYLMRWGAGLAVVIGAILFIYSLLVVRKSEVIAPGSANPVPGE is encoded by the coding sequence ATGAAATATCAATCTCAAAGTGTGGCGTACTGGTACTTTCTGGCCGCGATGGCGCTGTTCGGCATTCAGGTGCTGGGCGGATTGCTGGCGGGCTGGGTCTATGTCTCGCCCAACTTCCTGGCAGAGCTTCTGCCGTTCAACGTGATCCGCATGATTCACACCAACGCGCTGATTGTCTGGCTGCTGCTGGGCTTCTTTGGTGCGGCCTATTTCCTGATACCCGAAGAATCCGAGCGCGAAATCTGGTCACCAAAGCTGGCCTACATCCAGCTGATCATTCTTCTGGTCGGCACGCTTGGGGCGGTCGGCTCCTACCTTGTCGGCATCCACGGCGGGCGTGAGTTTCTCGAACAACCGCTATGGGTCAAATTCGGCATTCTCGTTGCCGCGCTGATCTTCCTTTTGAACGTGTCAATGACAGTACTGGCGGGCAAGAAGACCGCAATCACCAACGTGCTGCTGATGGGGCTATGGCTGCTGTCGCTGCTGTGGGTGTTTGCTTTCATCAACCCTGACAACCTGTCACTGGACAAAATGTACTGGTGGTTCGTCGTGCACCTTTGGGTCGAAGCGACCTGGGAATTGGTGATGGCCGCGATTCTGGCCTTCCTGCTGCTCAAGCTCACCGGCGTTGACCGCGAAGTGGTGGAAAAATGGCTTTACGTCATCGTTGCCACCGCGCTGTTCAGCGGCATCCTCGGCACCGGGCACCATTTCTACTGGATCGGTCTGCCGGGATACTGGCAGTGGGTCGGTTCGATTTTCTCCACCTTCGAGGTGATCCCCTTCTTCCTGATGATGAGCTTTGCCTTCGTCATGGTGTGGAAAGGCCGCAAGAACCACCCGAACAAGGCAGCGCTTCTGTGGTCGCTCGGGTCCTCCACCGTCGCGTTCTTCGGCGCGGGTGTCTGGGGTTTCCTGCACACCTTGCACGGGGTGAACTTCTACAGCCACGGCACGCAGATCACCGCAGCCCACGGCCACCTTGCCTTCTATGGCGCCTATGTGGCCCTAAACCTGGCGATCTTTACCTATGCCATGCCGATGCTGCGGCAGCGCGCACCCTATAATCAGGTGCTCAATATGGCGAGCTTCTGGCTGATGACCGGGGGGATGGCGTTCATGACCTTTGTGCTGACCTTTGCCGGCACCATCCAGACGCACATGCAGCGGGTGGTCGGTGACTACTACATGGAGGTGCAGGAAAGCCTGTCGATCTTCTACCTGATGCGGTGGGGCGCAGGCCTTGCGGTGGTGATCGGGGCAATCCTGTTCATCTATTCGCTGCTGGTCGTCCGCAAGTCCGAGGTCATCGCACCCGGCTCTGCCAACCCTGTGCCGGGAGAGTAA
- a CDS encoding CbbQ/NirQ/NorQ/GpvN family protein — MNMQVTPPLPFYQATGRECDLFQTAYDNGLPLLLKGPTGCGKTRFVEHMAAKMGKPLYTVACHDDLSAADLIGRYLLKGGETVWVDGPLTRAVREGGICYLDEVVEARKDVTVVLHPLTDTRRTLMIDRTGEELVAPKDFMLVASYNPGYQNVLKRLKPSTRQRFLSVSFDFPAAETEVAVVAAESRLEPGRVAPLVRLAGHIRRLSGIDLEEGVSTRLLIYAATLMAGGMGVDQALEAAVIEPLSDEPDVQQALRDLVSTIYG; from the coding sequence ATGAACATGCAAGTCACCCCACCCCTGCCGTTCTATCAGGCAACAGGCCGCGAATGCGATCTGTTCCAGACGGCCTATGACAACGGTTTGCCCCTTCTTCTGAAGGGGCCGACCGGCTGCGGCAAGACGCGCTTTGTCGAACACATGGCGGCAAAAATGGGCAAACCGCTTTATACGGTCGCCTGCCATGACGATCTGTCAGCGGCCGACCTGATCGGGCGTTACCTGCTGAAGGGCGGAGAGACCGTCTGGGTCGATGGACCTTTGACCCGGGCGGTGCGCGAAGGCGGCATCTGCTACCTCGATGAGGTGGTGGAAGCGCGTAAAGACGTCACCGTCGTTCTGCACCCTCTGACCGACACGCGGCGCACATTGATGATCGACCGCACGGGCGAAGAGCTGGTCGCCCCCAAGGACTTCATGCTCGTCGCCAGCTACAACCCCGGCTACCAGAACGTGCTGAAACGACTGAAGCCATCAACACGGCAACGGTTCCTGTCGGTGTCCTTCGACTTCCCCGCGGCCGAGACAGAGGTCGCTGTAGTCGCCGCCGAAAGTCGGCTCGAACCGGGGCGCGTTGCGCCATTGGTGCGGTTGGCCGGGCATATCCGCAGGCTGTCCGGCATAGACCTCGAAGAAGGGGTGTCCACCCGCCTGCTGATCTATGCCGCCACGCTGATGGCCGGTGGCATGGGCGTGGATCAGGCGCTCGAAGCGGCAGTGATCGAACCCCTGAGCGATGAACCCGATGTGCAGCAGGCGCTGCGCGATCTCGTCTCGACCATTTACGGATAA
- a CDS encoding VWA domain-containing protein, giving the protein MHLLDLMEPEETVGNLWHDMASGIGAEVSYPEASISLASVRPSLAVLFRSLGGAPGVDLSEAAATLVKHRQPIRRKLGADRDHEWVARFDGERLALPPFIAAFPDPALNRAAYFWLTALAALTDVSGLDLSPDGPAQDCAQIRANAGAADAAYAACPGLRQAYTKMAKACVAARPDVLRPSQEAALEAAIRDQLCGGSPVLTREPASHRYMPIAPVPIWLRFVRPGSGAAAEEEQAAAAAPPPNAAHTARKLGNRKDQEQNNRKDSFIIHRFESILSWVESMNINRSVDDDDDENAQKAADDQDEITLSKQDRKAATRLRLHLDLSPADADHEALAGEHTYPEWNHRSRSYMPDHCRVLDAPAQPGNTIFAPNERRMREVRRQFEALRPRRVLQPRQVDGTELDLDALLTARADLLATGRGSDRIWQSARQTERDLSVAFLIDTSRSTEAAIGDTSVIAVAREAMAALAGGIDAAGDRLGIWGFSSLRRDRVFLTRCKGFEAPMSPDITANIGALKPGHYTRLGTAIRHVSAQLAEEPSARKLLIVLTDGKPNDLDHYEGQHGIEDSHMAVREARNAGQSLHGIIIDEDGQDWFARIFGRGGFTLLPNPERLTKALPDIYRTLTQET; this is encoded by the coding sequence ATGCACCTGCTTGACCTCATGGAGCCCGAAGAAACCGTTGGCAATCTCTGGCACGATATGGCCAGCGGGATCGGAGCAGAGGTGTCCTATCCCGAGGCCAGCATCTCGCTGGCCTCGGTCCGGCCCAGCCTCGCGGTGCTGTTTCGATCCCTTGGCGGTGCGCCGGGGGTGGACCTGTCCGAGGCGGCGGCCACGCTGGTCAAGCATCGTCAGCCCATACGGCGCAAGCTGGGGGCGGACCGTGACCATGAATGGGTGGCACGCTTTGATGGCGAAAGGCTTGCCTTGCCCCCATTCATCGCAGCGTTTCCCGATCCCGCGCTGAACCGGGCTGCGTATTTCTGGCTCACCGCGCTGGCGGCGCTGACGGATGTCTCCGGGCTAGATCTTTCGCCAGACGGGCCAGCGCAGGATTGCGCGCAAATCCGGGCAAATGCCGGTGCTGCGGATGCCGCTTATGCGGCCTGCCCCGGATTGCGGCAGGCCTATACCAAGATGGCAAAAGCCTGTGTCGCTGCCCGGCCAGACGTTTTGCGCCCCTCACAAGAGGCCGCGCTGGAAGCTGCCATTCGCGATCAGCTTTGCGGCGGGTCGCCGGTTCTGACACGTGAACCTGCATCGCACCGCTATATGCCAATCGCACCTGTCCCGATCTGGCTGCGCTTTGTACGACCCGGCTCTGGCGCGGCGGCCGAGGAAGAACAGGCTGCTGCTGCGGCACCTCCGCCCAATGCAGCACACACGGCGCGCAAGCTGGGCAATCGCAAGGATCAGGAGCAGAACAACCGCAAGGACAGCTTCATCATCCACCGCTTTGAATCGATCCTGTCCTGGGTTGAATCGATGAACATCAACCGCAGTGTGGATGATGACGATGATGAAAACGCTCAAAAAGCCGCCGACGATCAGGATGAGATCACGCTGTCCAAACAGGATCGCAAGGCAGCCACCCGCCTGCGTTTGCATCTCGATCTGTCCCCCGCCGATGCCGATCACGAGGCGTTGGCCGGCGAGCACACATACCCAGAATGGAACCACAGGTCGCGCAGCTACATGCCAGATCACTGCCGGGTTCTGGACGCACCTGCGCAACCAGGGAATACGATTTTTGCCCCCAATGAGCGAAGGATGCGTGAAGTACGCCGCCAGTTCGAGGCCCTGCGCCCACGTCGCGTTCTACAACCCCGTCAGGTGGATGGAACCGAGCTGGACCTCGACGCGCTGCTGACCGCGCGTGCCGACCTGCTGGCAACTGGGCGCGGCTCGGATCGCATATGGCAGTCCGCACGCCAGACCGAGCGCGATCTGTCGGTGGCCTTCCTCATCGACACCTCGCGATCGACTGAGGCGGCGATTGGCGACACTTCGGTGATCGCAGTGGCGCGCGAAGCGATGGCAGCCCTTGCGGGTGGCATTGACGCGGCGGGCGACCGGCTGGGCATCTGGGGCTTCTCCTCGCTGCGTCGCGACCGGGTATTTCTGACGCGTTGCAAGGGCTTTGAGGCCCCGATGTCCCCTGACATCACCGCCAATATCGGCGCATTGAAACCCGGGCATTACACCCGCCTTGGCACGGCAATTCGCCATGTCAGCGCACAACTGGCCGAGGAACCGTCGGCGCGTAAGCTGTTGATTGTGCTGACCGATGGAAAACCCAATGACCTTGATCACTACGAAGGCCAGCACGGTATTGAGGATAGCCACATGGCTGTACGCGAAGCCCGCAATGCGGGGCAAAGCCTGCATGGCATCATCATCGACGAAGACGGGCAGGACTGGTTTGCCCGTATCTTTGGGCGTGGTGGCTTTACCCTTTTGCCCAACCCGGAACGCCTGACCAAGGCGCTGCCGGACATCTACCGCACCCTGACACAGGAGACCTGA
- a CDS encoding protein NnrT yields the protein MRSFITLILSSLIASPVLAGGFDRPIPQAQSATAEFWYALACLALVVAMAAVQRLVSRK from the coding sequence ATGCGCAGTTTTATAACGCTCATCCTCTCAAGCCTTATCGCCTCTCCCGTCCTGGCCGGAGGTTTCGACCGCCCGATCCCGCAGGCGCAATCGGCAACCGCCGAATTCTGGTACGCGCTGGCCTGCCTTGCGCTGGTTGTAGCGATGGCTGCGGTGCAGCGGCTGGTATCGCGCAAATGA
- a CDS encoding NnrT protein: MTQAATARAGWSTGQIALVLYPFGAGAAAVNVFFASLIFSWVGGPVASTAWSIALGCLIGAPATWYFSRHIRHLMDVADRTPET; encoded by the coding sequence ATGACCCAAGCCGCGACAGCACGAGCCGGGTGGTCAACCGGGCAGATCGCGCTGGTTCTCTACCCGTTCGGGGCCGGGGCCGCAGCGGTGAATGTCTTTTTCGCCTCGCTGATCTTCAGTTGGGTGGGTGGCCCTGTTGCGTCGACCGCGTGGTCGATTGCGCTTGGGTGTCTCATCGGCGCGCCTGCCACATGGTATTTTTCCCGCCATATCCGACACCTGATGGATGTGGCCGACAGGACACCGGAAACATGA
- a CDS encoding DUF6522 family protein — protein sequence MKIEMKDGQPTVDAMDVADLLGLSAADVQAKMRAEEITTRFETGVDEDAGRMRLTFFYHTTKVRLTCSQDGTHLRTQRTTIGGR from the coding sequence ATGAAGATCGAGATGAAAGACGGTCAGCCGACTGTGGATGCCATGGACGTGGCAGACCTGCTTGGCCTGAGTGCGGCTGACGTTCAGGCCAAGATGCGCGCTGAAGAGATCACAACCCGGTTCGAGACCGGAGTAGACGAGGATGCTGGCCGCATGCGTCTGACATTCTTTTACCACACCACGAAAGTGCGCCTGACCTGTTCCCAAGATGGCACGCACCTCAGGACCCAGCGCACAACGATCGGAGGTCGCTAA
- a CDS encoding NnrS family protein, which translates to MAQTSAEQMRAWQGPALFSYGFRPFFLFGTIWAVVAMLVWLAALTGAIDLPTRFDPVSWHAHEFLFGYLGAVLAGFLLTAVPNWTGRLPMVGRRLVALFTLWALGRIAVFFSALLPAVVAPVVDLAFPLVLGGMILREIVAGKNWRNLIVLAMLAMFTLANSLFHYEALRGDYAAQGMGLRLGLATAVMMIAVIGGRIIPSFTRNWLARTDNPARPAPPMQRFDKLVLLAGIVVLPLWVVQPLDRLTGIALVLFGVLHLARLLRWQGHHTLSEPLVWVLHVSYLFIPVGAFALGLDQLASTPGTASAQHLWMAGAIGSMTLAVMTRATLGHTGQELVANRITVVIYLSLFGAVFARLSTSLWLEMSYVSGLLWLMAFAGFVLAYGPALFRQKPAKRA; encoded by the coding sequence ATGGCACAGACATCGGCAGAGCAAATGCGCGCATGGCAAGGGCCTGCGCTGTTCAGCTACGGGTTTCGCCCCTTCTTTCTGTTCGGGACCATCTGGGCCGTGGTGGCGATGCTGGTCTGGTTGGCGGCTTTGACGGGCGCAATTGACCTGCCGACCCGCTTTGATCCTGTTTCATGGCACGCGCATGAGTTCCTGTTCGGCTATCTCGGGGCAGTGCTGGCGGGATTTCTGCTGACGGCGGTTCCCAACTGGACCGGGCGCTTACCGATGGTTGGCCGGCGTTTGGTGGCGTTGTTTACCCTGTGGGCCCTGGGCCGGATCGCCGTGTTCTTTTCCGCCCTGCTGCCTGCGGTGGTAGCACCTGTTGTCGATCTGGCTTTCCCGTTGGTTTTGGGGGGAATGATCCTGCGCGAAATCGTGGCGGGCAAGAATTGGCGCAACCTGATCGTACTGGCGATGTTGGCAATGTTCACGCTGGCCAATAGCCTGTTCCACTATGAGGCGCTGCGCGGCGACTATGCGGCACAAGGCATGGGTTTACGCCTTGGCCTTGCGACGGCGGTGATGATGATCGCGGTCATCGGTGGACGGATCATTCCCTCTTTCACCCGCAATTGGCTGGCCCGCACCGACAATCCCGCGCGCCCGGCACCGCCCATGCAGCGATTTGACAAGCTGGTTTTGCTGGCAGGTATCGTGGTCCTGCCCCTCTGGGTCGTGCAGCCTTTGGACAGACTGACGGGCATCGCCCTTGTCCTTTTTGGTGTCCTGCATCTTGCACGCCTGCTGCGTTGGCAGGGGCATCACACACTCAGCGAACCCCTGGTTTGGGTTCTGCATGTTTCGTACTTGTTCATCCCTGTGGGCGCCTTTGCCTTGGGGCTTGACCAACTGGCGAGCACTCCCGGTACTGCAAGCGCACAGCATTTGTGGATGGCCGGGGCCATAGGATCCATGACATTGGCCGTGATGACACGCGCCACGCTGGGGCACACCGGCCAAGAGCTGGTGGCAAATCGGATCACCGTCGTGATCTACCTGAGCCTGTTCGGGGCAGTCTTTGCACGGCTTTCGACCTCGCTATGGCTGGAAATGAGCTATGTGTCCGGCCTCCTGTGGCTCATGGCTTTTGCTGGCTTTGTCCTGGCGTATGGCCCTGCTCTGTTTCGCCAGAAACCGGCGAAGAGAGCCTGA
- a CDS encoding crotonase/enoyl-CoA hydratase family protein, giving the protein MSFETIRVATDARGIAVVTLNRPDKHNAMNAQMIAELSEAARSLAADTVVRAVVLRANGPTFCAGGDLGWMRAQAEKDRAGKMKEAGALATMLGLWNVLPKPLIGRVHGAAYGGGLGLIAVCDVVVAEDKTRFALTETRLGLIPATIGPFVVRRLGEAFARQVFFTGKPFDTAFLMRAGMVACSCSAEELDAAVEDEIQAILSCAPGAVARAKNLSRWLMANDDPASAADYSANALADCWETAETQEGISAFFAKETPSWRQSNQG; this is encoded by the coding sequence ATGAGCTTTGAAACAATTCGAGTGGCGACAGACGCGCGCGGCATTGCCGTGGTGACGCTGAATCGCCCTGACAAACACAACGCAATGAATGCGCAGATGATCGCAGAGCTGAGCGAGGCGGCACGTTCTCTGGCCGCTGATACCGTGGTGCGCGCAGTGGTTTTGCGCGCGAATGGGCCCACGTTTTGTGCAGGGGGTGATCTGGGCTGGATGCGCGCCCAGGCGGAAAAAGACCGCGCTGGAAAGATGAAAGAGGCGGGTGCCTTGGCCACGATGCTGGGACTGTGGAACGTCCTGCCCAAGCCTTTGATCGGTCGTGTTCATGGTGCAGCCTACGGCGGTGGGCTTGGCCTGATTGCTGTCTGTGACGTGGTGGTGGCGGAAGACAAAACGCGCTTTGCTTTAACCGAAACACGGTTGGGCTTGATCCCGGCGACGATTGGTCCGTTCGTCGTTAGGCGTTTGGGAGAAGCTTTTGCGCGGCAGGTGTTTTTCACCGGCAAGCCGTTCGACACCGCTTTTCTGATGCGGGCGGGTATGGTTGCGTGCTCCTGCAGTGCCGAAGAGCTTGACGCAGCGGTTGAAGATGAAATCCAGGCGATATTGTCCTGCGCGCCGGGGGCTGTTGCAAGGGCCAAAAACCTGTCCCGCTGGCTGATGGCCAACGATGATCCTGCCAGTGCGGCTGACTATTCTGCCAATGCACTCGCAGATTGCTGGGAGACCGCGGAAACGCAAGAAGGCATCTCTGCTTTTTTTGCAAAAGAAACGCCGTCTTGGCGTCAATCGAACCAGGGATAG